From the Photobacterium sp. GJ3 genome, one window contains:
- a CDS encoding patatin family protein, which yields MQTPQSTSALVVEGGAMRGIFATGVLDGFLEQDYRPFDFCIGVSAGSTNLAAWLANQPGRNYKVITDYSCRPEFISLRKFVRGGHWLDLDWLWQVTIDEIRLDLETFGAQPIPLYVVTTCVATGEAVYTQATAANLEPLLKASCSVPIAYRAFPELDGAPMTDGGVADSIPVIRAYEMGAREITVILSRPLGYRKKASRATWLVRRMLADSPQLAQVMLNRAQRYNQAIEFIQNPPADCSIRVIAPPAEFDVGRVTTDKKRLDAGYQMGLAAALTD from the coding sequence ATGCAAACCCCTCAAAGTACAAGCGCCTTGGTTGTAGAAGGTGGCGCTATGCGCGGTATTTTTGCGACTGGTGTTCTGGATGGTTTTTTAGAACAAGATTATCGTCCGTTCGATTTTTGTATTGGGGTTTCTGCGGGTTCCACCAATCTTGCGGCCTGGCTGGCGAATCAGCCGGGTCGTAATTATAAAGTGATTACTGATTATTCCTGTCGTCCTGAATTTATCAGTTTACGCAAGTTTGTCCGTGGCGGGCACTGGTTGGATCTCGACTGGTTGTGGCAAGTCACCATTGATGAAATCCGGCTCGACCTGGAAACCTTCGGCGCACAACCGATCCCTTTATATGTGGTGACAACCTGTGTCGCGACGGGCGAGGCGGTATACACGCAAGCCACCGCTGCAAATCTGGAGCCGTTGCTGAAGGCGTCCTGTTCGGTCCCGATTGCTTACCGGGCGTTTCCTGAGCTGGATGGCGCGCCGATGACAGACGGTGGTGTTGCAGATTCTATCCCGGTGATCAGAGCTTACGAGATGGGAGCCCGGGAGATCACCGTGATTTTATCCCGGCCACTGGGTTATCGTAAAAAAGCCAGTCGAGCCACTTGGCTGGTGCGGCGAATGCTTGCGGATTCACCTCAGCTGGCGCAGGTGATGCTCAATCGCGCCCAGCGCTATAATCAGGCCATTGAATTTATTCAGAACCCGCCGGCCGATTGCAGTATCCGGGTGATTGCGCCGCCGGCAGAATTTGATGTCGGACGGGTGACAACCGATAAAAAACGCCTCGATGCCGGATATCAGATGGGCCTGGCTGCCGCACTGACAGACTGA
- a CDS encoding ASCH domain-containing protein → MMFKNFSPETLAGQFQLSTEAAHFLSAYLVTLPEARILEIPSVSADYFCADQENADLCAALVLKRQKQASCSMKYWYETGDENGPEPMPCVGHLQIVTNWAGEPVAITQITTVSECRFQDVSPAFAAAEGEGDQSLDWWREAHWQFFSQECDALGIEMTEEVMLVLEHFKTVWPAASRDTRI, encoded by the coding sequence ATGATGTTTAAGAATTTTTCCCCAGAGACACTGGCCGGACAATTTCAGCTTTCAACGGAAGCTGCCCATTTTCTTTCTGCGTATTTGGTGACTTTACCAGAAGCCCGGATTCTGGAGATTCCGAGTGTCAGCGCAGATTACTTTTGTGCGGATCAGGAAAATGCGGATCTCTGTGCAGCGTTGGTGCTGAAACGGCAGAAGCAGGCCAGTTGCAGCATGAAGTACTGGTATGAAACCGGCGATGAAAACGGGCCTGAGCCGATGCCTTGCGTTGGTCATCTTCAGATTGTGACAAACTGGGCGGGAGAGCCCGTTGCCATCACGCAAATCACAACAGTCAGTGAATGTCGTTTTCAAGACGTATCACCTGCTTTTGCTGCGGCAGAGGGAGAAGGCGACCAGTCACTAGACTGGTGGCGGGAAGCGCACTGGCAATTTTTCAGCCAGGAGTGTGATGCACTGGGGATTGAGATGACAGAAGAGGTGATGCTGGTGCTTGAGCATTTCAAAACGGTTTGGCCGGCAGCGTCACGCGACACACGGATCTGA
- a CDS encoding DUF2254 domain-containing protein has translation MKTYWMNRWETIRNSFWFVPAMLVLIAVGLVRIVVTLDRHLHQFPVSLPEIGFAGGAEGARSILSTIAGSMVTVAGVAFSITIVALTLASSQFGPRLLRNFMRDPGNQYVLGTFIATFIYCLLVLSSVTGQNGQIFVPRIAVNLSLLLALMNVGVLIYFIHHVATSIQADNVVNGVYEELNQHIEHFFPESLGAAVETPQKVHLQRTGMFHRTVPAAAEGYLQAVDRACLQQLAASSDCQIQLRYRAGAFVVKGSSLAVVSSEKALEETLDDQLQSCFIVGKMRTPEQDPEFAIHQLVEVAVRALSPGINDPYTAMTCVDRLSAILCTLTGRAFHPAKWYDDMGTLQLEEPALTFSGVLAASFDQIRQHSLTDVAVSIRLLEGLARIASHCRTQAQQQAVSSQAEMIYRSRQNSLPVEEDRADMTQRYQAVQDELRQL, from the coding sequence ATGAAAACCTACTGGATGAATCGCTGGGAAACGATCCGAAACAGCTTCTGGTTTGTTCCGGCGATGTTAGTGCTGATTGCGGTCGGGTTGGTCCGTATTGTTGTGACATTAGACCGTCATCTTCATCAATTCCCTGTCAGCTTGCCCGAGATAGGTTTTGCCGGTGGCGCGGAGGGTGCCAGAAGTATTCTGTCGACGATTGCAGGCTCCATGGTGACGGTTGCCGGTGTGGCGTTTTCGATCACCATTGTTGCGCTGACTCTGGCATCCTCTCAGTTTGGTCCCAGATTGCTGAGAAACTTTATGCGTGATCCCGGCAATCAATATGTGCTGGGCACCTTTATCGCCACCTTTATTTATTGTTTGCTCGTCCTCAGTAGCGTGACGGGTCAAAACGGGCAGATATTCGTCCCCCGAATTGCAGTGAATCTGTCTTTGCTGCTTGCGCTCATGAATGTCGGTGTCCTGATTTACTTTATTCATCATGTCGCGACTTCCATACAAGCGGATAATGTGGTGAATGGTGTGTACGAAGAGCTCAATCAGCATATTGAGCATTTTTTTCCGGAATCTCTGGGAGCGGCAGTTGAAACGCCTCAAAAGGTGCATTTGCAGCGAACGGGTATGTTTCACCGGACTGTGCCGGCTGCTGCGGAAGGATATCTGCAGGCTGTGGATCGGGCATGCCTGCAACAACTGGCGGCTTCCTCAGATTGCCAGATTCAACTGAGATACCGTGCCGGGGCATTTGTTGTGAAAGGCAGCTCGCTGGCGGTGGTCTCATCTGAGAAAGCCTTAGAGGAGACGCTGGATGATCAGCTTCAGTCTTGCTTTATTGTGGGGAAGATGAGAACACCAGAGCAGGATCCTGAATTCGCGATTCATCAGCTGGTGGAAGTGGCTGTCCGGGCTTTGTCTCCTGGGATCAATGATCCCTATACGGCAATGACCTGTGTGGACCGGCTCAGTGCCATTTTATGTACCTTGACGGGACGGGCTTTTCATCCGGCAAAATGGTATGACGACATGGGGACACTTCAGCTGGAAGAACCGGCACTGACATTTTCGGGTGTCCTGGCCGCTTCTTTTGATCAAATCCGCCAGCACAGCCTGACGGATGTCGCGGTTTCAATTCGTCTACTGGAAGGACTGGCACGGATTGCAAGTCACTGCCGGACGCAGGCGCAACAGCAGGCTGTTTCCAGTCAGGCAGAGATGATTTACCGTTCACGTCAGAACAGTCTGCCCGTTGAGGAAGACCGGGCAGATATGACGCAGCGTTATCAGGCCGTTCAGGATGAGCTGCGCCAGCTTTAA
- a CDS encoding MarR family winged helix-turn-helix transcriptional regulator — translation MQDHVDKLLLQWQEHRPDLDCSPMGVIGRMYRGHKIMTEQINQVFKKFGLIQVEFDILASLRRSGEPLTPTQLYHTVMLTSGAMTTRLDKLEQRGFIYRQPSDNDRRSCTVSLTESGQALIDQAVTAHVANEHRMLAVLDKDEQTELANLLRKFLLAHESNLK, via the coding sequence ATGCAGGATCATGTCGATAAACTGCTGTTACAGTGGCAGGAACACAGACCAGATTTAGACTGTTCGCCAATGGGTGTGATCGGGAGGATGTACCGGGGCCATAAGATCATGACGGAGCAAATCAATCAGGTCTTTAAAAAGTTCGGGCTGATACAGGTGGAGTTTGACATTCTAGCTTCCCTGCGTCGCTCCGGTGAGCCACTCACACCCACGCAGTTGTACCACACAGTCATGCTGACCTCCGGCGCAATGACGACTCGCTTGGATAAGCTTGAACAGCGTGGGTTTATCTACCGTCAGCCCAGCGATAACGACAGGCGCAGCTGCACCGTCTCACTCACGGAATCGGGACAGGCACTGATTGATCAGGCGGTCACAGCCCATGTCGCAAACGAGCATCGAATGCTGGCCGTTTTAGATAAAGATGAGCAAACTGAGCTGGCAAATCTGCTTCGAAAATTTCTGTTGGCGCATGAATCCAACCTGAAATAA